A genomic stretch from Petrimonas mucosa includes:
- a CDS encoding OmpA family protein — translation MKKFSLLLIAALFAFGMSAQEVQNVSNGTVYLKDKASDHWYIGLGGGTNIYTTKAENDADASFGDRLGWMGQIEIGRWNSPVWGTRLVIDGGHIKHVANVPVGAEQNWLGGHLDIMWSLTDALGGYKPGRVWNLAPYAGVGYMYGLDADWKKPNPDGDLFKNQNQSLTYNLGLINNFRLSRSVSLFLELGWRVLQETFDGSGIQGDFEYDGMFTGTAGLKFGLGGKQEFTPAELMDYNLINDLNSQINRLRAENENLRKRPESCPDCPEVAPAVTESVYVPNVVFFRINSYKIDKGQQVSVYNTAEYMKANPNATVKIVAYADRQTGTPAYNLALSEKRAKAVANALTNEYGIDSSRISIDWKGDTEQPYAENDWNRVAIFFAE, via the coding sequence ATGAAAAAGTTTAGTTTACTTTTAATTGCGGCTCTTTTTGCATTCGGCATGAGTGCACAGGAAGTACAAAATGTCTCCAACGGTACCGTGTACCTGAAAGACAAGGCCAGCGACCATTGGTATATTGGTCTGGGCGGTGGCACCAACATCTATACCACAAAAGCTGAAAACGATGCTGATGCAAGCTTTGGCGATCGTCTGGGATGGATGGGCCAGATTGAAATCGGAAGATGGAACTCTCCGGTATGGGGTACCCGTCTTGTTATCGACGGCGGTCACATTAAACACGTTGCCAATGTTCCCGTTGGAGCAGAACAGAACTGGCTGGGCGGTCACCTCGATATCATGTGGAGCCTGACCGACGCGTTGGGCGGTTACAAACCTGGAAGGGTATGGAACCTCGCTCCTTATGCAGGTGTTGGTTACATGTACGGTCTGGATGCAGACTGGAAAAAACCAAATCCTGATGGTGATCTCTTCAAGAACCAGAATCAATCGCTCACTTACAACCTCGGTTTGATCAACAACTTCCGTCTTTCAAGAAGCGTTTCTCTCTTCCTCGAACTGGGTTGGAGAGTACTCCAGGAAACATTTGACGGAAGCGGTATCCAGGGCGATTTCGAATATGATGGCATGTTTACCGGAACTGCAGGTCTCAAATTTGGTTTGGGCGGCAAACAGGAATTCACTCCTGCCGAGTTGATGGACTACAACCTGATCAACGACCTGAACAGCCAGATCAACAGACTGCGTGCTGAAAACGAAAACCTCAGAAAGAGACCGGAATCTTGCCCAGATTGTCCTGAAGTTGCTCCTGCAGTTACTGAAAGCGTATATGTACCGAACGTAGTATTCTTCCGTATCAACTCTTACAAGATCGACAAGGGTCAGCAAGTAAGCGTTTACAACACCGCTGAATACATGAAGGCCAATCCTAACGCTACCGTTAAGATTGTTGCTTATGCAGACAGACAGACCGGTACACCTGCTTACAACCTTGCACTTTCTGAAAAACGTGCTAAAGCTGTTGCAAACGCTCTGACTAACGAGTACGGAATCGACAGCAGCCGCATCTCTATCGACTGGAAAGGCGACACTGAACAGCCTTACGCAGAAAACGACTGGAACCGTGTTGCTATCTTCTTCGCTGAATAA
- a CDS encoding DUF134 domain-containing protein has translation MATENVTINIKNEVIMPRPKQNRKISNPPLMQGFKPFGIPRKMLKEVTLLYDEYEAIRLLDYEGLRQEQAAEQMNVSRPTLTRIYEQARKTIAQALVEGNMVNIEGGNVQFDREWFRCRRCYKLVGGRENHVRCKDCKIYGNDELMPINAEEK, from the coding sequence ATGGCAACAGAAAACGTAACCATCAATATAAAAAATGAGGTCATCATGCCACGTCCCAAACAAAATCGGAAAATATCCAATCCTCCCCTGATGCAGGGATTCAAGCCGTTTGGTATCCCGCGAAAAATGTTGAAAGAGGTTACTTTGTTGTATGATGAATATGAGGCCATCCGTTTACTGGATTACGAAGGATTGCGTCAGGAACAGGCAGCGGAGCAGATGAACGTATCCCGGCCTACCTTGACGCGCATTTACGAACAGGCCCGCAAAACCATTGCTCAGGCGTTGGTGGAAGGGAACATGGTCAATATTGAGGGTGGCAACGTGCAGTTCGACAGGGAGTGGTTTCGCTGTAGACGTTGTTATAAGTTGGTCGGGGGGAGGGAGAATCATGTTCGTTGCAAGGACTGCAAAATATATGGAAACGACGAGTTGATGCCCATAAATGCAGAAGAGAAATGA
- a CDS encoding DUF5320 family protein: MPKMDGSGPVGQGLGTGRKLGKCSLLSPEEKKKELGVGMGMRRKAGGSDGNRKRNHQYKK, encoded by the coding sequence ATGCCAAAGATGGATGGAAGCGGTCCTGTCGGACAAGGTCTTGGAACAGGACGGAAATTGGGAAAATGCAGTTTGCTCTCGCCTGAAGAAAAAAAGAAAGAGTTGGGAGTTGGAATGGGTATGCGCCGTAAAGCGGGTGGGAGTGATGGCAACAGAAAACGTAACCATCAATATAAAAAATGA